A window of Dromaius novaehollandiae isolate bDroNov1 chromosome 35, bDroNov1.hap1, whole genome shotgun sequence contains these coding sequences:
- the MAP4K2 gene encoding mitogen-activated protein kinase kinase kinase kinase 2 isoform X3 — MSLLRDVSLLDPRLRYELVQRVGAGTYGDVYKARDTETGELAAVKIIKLDPGDDIGSIQQEVSTLRECRHPNVVAYFGSYLRNDRLWICMEYCGGGSLQEIYLAAGPLAETQIAYVCRETLQGLQHLHAKGKMHRDIKGANILLTHNGDVKLADFGVSAELTASVAKRKSFIGTPYWMAPEVAAVDKKGGYNQLCDVWAVGITAIELAELQPPLFDLHPMRALMLMSKSSFQPPKLKDKNLWSPIFHQFLKLALTKSPKKRPTAEKLLQHPFTAQPLPRRLGLQLLDQAHSASAAPPDLDDGDLEDDDVFPDRIRSREGPGAAERTLSEIQFNQVKFGPPRRKETEPCCDPGEDDDDWTVLGEEESLLQSVEEALEERSLTIRPAARQAPAAPPAPAAPPDSLWDFGDWELDPPGGGPDPPGGSPEPPDSASPPAPQPLSPPGSPPGGSPRPPSSPLPLAWATAKRKEEPERSRCHGLPPTPKVHMGACFSKVFNGCPLKINSAVTWVHPETRARAPPLRLALLHQQRAAGAGREGAAAGVARPAGPLRAAAAAPGAPGPGGHPPLRPPRAPEIRRLLQGPRHQGLPGLPLRNPHSGQTFLCAAVPAGLLLLQWCPPLRRFGLLKHVAVALPAPLGLFELLVTPAEEHPRVCVGVADAGPRLRFRLLAPDAGPPGCGPPGAPGRAATHVNQVDRDTVLVCFERCVRMVDLRGDPQPALAPELTFDFPVETLVCLQDSVLAFWKHGMQGRSLEGNEVTQEVTDKSRVFRVLGANRDIVLESRPTDNPEAHSNLYILTGHESSY; from the exons atgagcCTCCTGCGGGACGTGTCGCTGCTCGACCCGCGGCTCCGCTACGAGCTGGTGCAGCGCGTCGGCGCCGGCACCTACGGGGACGTCTACAAg GCCCGGGACACGGAGACGGGGGAGCTCGCTGCTGTCAAGATCATCAAACTGGACCCAg GGGACGACATCGGCTCCATCCAGCAGGAAGTGTCGACGCTGCGCGAGTGCCGCCACCCCAACGTGGTGGCCTATTTCGGGAGCTACCTCCG GAACGACCGGCTCTGGATCTGCATGGAGTACTGCGGGGGGGGCTCCCTGCAGGAGATCTACCTCG CCGCCGGGCCCCTGGCCGAGACGCAGATCGCCTACGTGTGCCGGGAGACCCTGCAG GGGCTGCAGCACCTGCACGCCAAGGGCAAGATGCACCGGGACATCAAG GGAGCCAACATCCTCCTGACCCACAACGGGGACGTCAAACTGG CGGACTTCGGGGTCTCGGCCGAGCTGACGGCGTCCGTGGCCAAGCGCAAGTCCTTCATCGGGACCCCGTACTG gatggCCCCCGAGGTGGCGGCGGTGGACAAGAAGGGCGGCTACAACCAGCTCTGCGACGTCTGGGCCGTCGGCATCACCGCCATCGAGCTGGCCGAGCTGCAGCCCCCCCTCTTCGACCTGCACCCCATGAG gGCCCTGATGCTCATGTCCAAGAGCAGCTTCCAGCCCCCCAAGCTGAAGGACAAAAACCTCTG gtcccccatTTTCCACCAGTTCCTCAAGCTGGCGCTGACCAAGAGCCCCAAGAAACGCCCCACGGCGGAGAAGCTGCTGCAG CACCCCTTCACGGCCCAGCCGCTGCCTCGCCGACTCGGCCTCCAGCTGCTGGATCAGGCCCACAgcgccagcgcggcccccccggaccTGGACGACGGGGACCTCGAG GACGACGACGTCTTCCCGGACAGGATCCGGTCGCGGgaggggcccggcgcggccgagAGGACCCTCTCCGAGATCCAGT TCAATCAGGTGAAGTTTGGGCCCCCCCGGCGGAAGGAGACGGAGCCGTGCTGCGACCCG GGCGAAGATGACGACGACTGGACAGTGCTGGGGGAGGAAGA GAGTTTGCTGCAGTCGGTGGAAGAAGCCCTGGAGGAGCG GAGCCTGACGATCCGCCCGGCAGCCAGGCag gcccccgccgcccccccggcccccgccgcccccccggacTCGCTCTGGGACTTCGGGGACTGGGAgctggacccccccggggggggcccggacccccccggcggcagcccggagccccccgacTCAGCCAGCCCCCCAG CCCCTCAGCCTCTGTCCCCCCCAggcagccccccgggggggtccccgcggccccccagcTCGCCGCTGCCCCTCGCCTGGGCCACGGCCAAGAGGAAGGAGGAGCCCGAG AGATCCCGCTGCCAcgggctgccccccacccccaaggtCCAC atGGGCGCCTGCTTCTCCAAGGTGTTTAACGGGTGTCCGCTGAAGATCAACTCCGCCGTCACCTGGGTCCACCCCGAGACGCGAG CTCGTGCCCCACCGCTGCGCCTGGCTCTACTGCATCAACAACGTGCTGCTGGCGCTGgcag gGAAGGCGCCGCAGCTGGTGTCGCACGACCTGCCGGGCCTCTtcgagcggcggcggcagcaccgggCGCCCCTGGCCCTGGCGGCCACCCGCCTCTCCGCCCGCCTCGGGCCCCG gagatTCGCCGTCTCCTCCAAGGTCCCCGACACCaagggctgcctgggctgccGC TGAGGAACCCGCACTCGGGCCAGACCTTCCTGTGCGCGGCGGTGCCggccgggctgctgctgctgcagtggtGCCCGCCGCTGCGGCGCTTCGGGCTGCTcaag cacgtGGCCGTGGCCCTGCCGGCCCCCCTGGGGCTCTTCGAGCTGCTGGTGACGCCGGCGGAGGAGCACCCGCGGGTGTGCGTGGGGGTGGCCGACGCCGGCCCCCGCCTCCGCTTCCGCCTGCTCGCCCCCgacgcggggccgccgggctgcggccccccag GCGCCCCGGGCCGCGCGGCCACCCACGTCAACCAGGTGGACCGCGACACGGTGCTGGTCTGCTTCGAGC GCTGCGTGCGCATGGTGGACCTCCGCGGGGACCCCCAGCCCGCCCTGGCGCCCGAGCTCACCTTCGACTTCCCCGTGGAGACCCTCG tGTGCCTTCAGGACAGCGTGCTGGCCTTCTGGAAGCACGGCATGCAGGGCCGCAGCCTGGAGGGCAACGAG GTGACGCAAGAGGTGACGGATAAATCCCGGGTGTTTCGGGTCCTGGGTGCCAACAG ggacATCGTCCTGGAGAGCCGCCCCACGGACAACCCCGAGGCCCACAGCAACCTCTACATCCTCACGGGCCACGAGAGCAGCTACTag
- the MAP4K2 gene encoding mitogen-activated protein kinase kinase kinase kinase 2 isoform X2, with amino-acid sequence MSLLRDVSLLDPRLRYELVQRVGAGTYGDVYKARDTETGELAAVKIIKLDPGDDIGSIQQEVSTLRECRHPNVVAYFGSYLRNDRLWICMEYCGGGSLQEIYLAAGPLAETQIAYVCRETLQGLQHLHAKGKMHRDIKGANILLTHNGDVKLADFGVSAELTASVAKRKSFIGTPYWMAPEVAAVDKKGGYNQLCDVWAVGITAIELAELQPPLFDLHPMRALMLMSKSSFQPPKLKDKNLWSPIFHQFLKLALTKSPKKRPTAEKLLQHPFTAQPLPRRLGLQLLDQAHSASAAPPDLDDGDLEDDDVFPDRIRSREGPGAAERTLSEIQFNQVKFGPPRRKETEPCCDPGEDDDDWTVLGEEESLLQSVEEALEERSLTIRPAARQAPAAPPAPAAPPDSLWDFGDWELDPPGGGPDPPGGSPEPPDSASPPGSPPGGSPRPPSSPLPLAWATAKRKEEPERSRCHGLPPTPKVHMGACFSKVFNGCPLKINSAVTWVHPETRDQYLVVGAEEGIYTLNLHELHEDTLEKLVPHRCAWLYCINNVLLALAGKAPQLVSHDLPGLFERRRQHRAPLALAATRLSARLGPRRFAVSSKVPDTKGCLGCRVVRNPHSGQTFLCAAVPAGLLLLQWCPPLRRFGLLKHVAVALPAPLGLFELLVTPAEEHPRVCVGVADAGPRLRFRLLAPDAGPPGCGPPGAPGRAATHVNQVDRDTVLVCFERCVRMVDLRGDPQPALAPELTFDFPVETLVCLQDSVLAFWKHGMQGRSLEGNEVTQEVTDKSRVFRVLGANRDIVLESRPTDNPEAHSNLYILTGHESSY; translated from the exons atgagcCTCCTGCGGGACGTGTCGCTGCTCGACCCGCGGCTCCGCTACGAGCTGGTGCAGCGCGTCGGCGCCGGCACCTACGGGGACGTCTACAAg GCCCGGGACACGGAGACGGGGGAGCTCGCTGCTGTCAAGATCATCAAACTGGACCCAg GGGACGACATCGGCTCCATCCAGCAGGAAGTGTCGACGCTGCGCGAGTGCCGCCACCCCAACGTGGTGGCCTATTTCGGGAGCTACCTCCG GAACGACCGGCTCTGGATCTGCATGGAGTACTGCGGGGGGGGCTCCCTGCAGGAGATCTACCTCG CCGCCGGGCCCCTGGCCGAGACGCAGATCGCCTACGTGTGCCGGGAGACCCTGCAG GGGCTGCAGCACCTGCACGCCAAGGGCAAGATGCACCGGGACATCAAG GGAGCCAACATCCTCCTGACCCACAACGGGGACGTCAAACTGG CGGACTTCGGGGTCTCGGCCGAGCTGACGGCGTCCGTGGCCAAGCGCAAGTCCTTCATCGGGACCCCGTACTG gatggCCCCCGAGGTGGCGGCGGTGGACAAGAAGGGCGGCTACAACCAGCTCTGCGACGTCTGGGCCGTCGGCATCACCGCCATCGAGCTGGCCGAGCTGCAGCCCCCCCTCTTCGACCTGCACCCCATGAG gGCCCTGATGCTCATGTCCAAGAGCAGCTTCCAGCCCCCCAAGCTGAAGGACAAAAACCTCTG gtcccccatTTTCCACCAGTTCCTCAAGCTGGCGCTGACCAAGAGCCCCAAGAAACGCCCCACGGCGGAGAAGCTGCTGCAG CACCCCTTCACGGCCCAGCCGCTGCCTCGCCGACTCGGCCTCCAGCTGCTGGATCAGGCCCACAgcgccagcgcggcccccccggaccTGGACGACGGGGACCTCGAG GACGACGACGTCTTCCCGGACAGGATCCGGTCGCGGgaggggcccggcgcggccgagAGGACCCTCTCCGAGATCCAGT TCAATCAGGTGAAGTTTGGGCCCCCCCGGCGGAAGGAGACGGAGCCGTGCTGCGACCCG GGCGAAGATGACGACGACTGGACAGTGCTGGGGGAGGAAGA GAGTTTGCTGCAGTCGGTGGAAGAAGCCCTGGAGGAGCG GAGCCTGACGATCCGCCCGGCAGCCAGGCag gcccccgccgcccccccggcccccgccgcccccccggacTCGCTCTGGGACTTCGGGGACTGGGAgctggacccccccggggggggcccggacccccccggcggcagcccggagccccccgacTCAGCCAGCCCCCCAG gcagccccccgggggggtccccgcggccccccagcTCGCCGCTGCCCCTCGCCTGGGCCACGGCCAAGAGGAAGGAGGAGCCCGAG AGATCCCGCTGCCAcgggctgccccccacccccaaggtCCAC atGGGCGCCTGCTTCTCCAAGGTGTTTAACGGGTGTCCGCTGAAGATCAACTCCGCCGTCACCTGGGTCCACCCCGAGACGCGAG acCAGTACCTGGTGGTGGGGGCGGAGGAGGGGATTTACACGCTCAACCTGCACGAGCTGCACGAGGACACGCTGGAGAAg CTCGTGCCCCACCGCTGCGCCTGGCTCTACTGCATCAACAACGTGCTGCTGGCGCTGgcag gGAAGGCGCCGCAGCTGGTGTCGCACGACCTGCCGGGCCTCTtcgagcggcggcggcagcaccgggCGCCCCTGGCCCTGGCGGCCACCCGCCTCTCCGCCCGCCTCGGGCCCCG gagatTCGCCGTCTCCTCCAAGGTCCCCGACACCaagggctgcctgggctgccGCGTGG TGAGGAACCCGCACTCGGGCCAGACCTTCCTGTGCGCGGCGGTGCCggccgggctgctgctgctgcagtggtGCCCGCCGCTGCGGCGCTTCGGGCTGCTcaag cacgtGGCCGTGGCCCTGCCGGCCCCCCTGGGGCTCTTCGAGCTGCTGGTGACGCCGGCGGAGGAGCACCCGCGGGTGTGCGTGGGGGTGGCCGACGCCGGCCCCCGCCTCCGCTTCCGCCTGCTCGCCCCCgacgcggggccgccgggctgcggccccccag GCGCCCCGGGCCGCGCGGCCACCCACGTCAACCAGGTGGACCGCGACACGGTGCTGGTCTGCTTCGAGC GCTGCGTGCGCATGGTGGACCTCCGCGGGGACCCCCAGCCCGCCCTGGCGCCCGAGCTCACCTTCGACTTCCCCGTGGAGACCCTCG tGTGCCTTCAGGACAGCGTGCTGGCCTTCTGGAAGCACGGCATGCAGGGCCGCAGCCTGGAGGGCAACGAG GTGACGCAAGAGGTGACGGATAAATCCCGGGTGTTTCGGGTCCTGGGTGCCAACAG ggacATCGTCCTGGAGAGCCGCCCCACGGACAACCCCGAGGCCCACAGCAACCTCTACATCCTCACGGGCCACGAGAGCAGCTACTag
- the MAP4K2 gene encoding mitogen-activated protein kinase kinase kinase kinase 2 isoform X1 yields the protein MSLLRDVSLLDPRLRYELVQRVGAGTYGDVYKARDTETGELAAVKIIKLDPGDDIGSIQQEVSTLRECRHPNVVAYFGSYLRNDRLWICMEYCGGGSLQEIYLAAGPLAETQIAYVCRETLQGLQHLHAKGKMHRDIKGANILLTHNGDVKLADFGVSAELTASVAKRKSFIGTPYWMAPEVAAVDKKGGYNQLCDVWAVGITAIELAELQPPLFDLHPMRALMLMSKSSFQPPKLKDKNLWSPIFHQFLKLALTKSPKKRPTAEKLLQHPFTAQPLPRRLGLQLLDQAHSASAAPPDLDDGDLEDDDVFPDRIRSREGPGAAERTLSEIQFNQVKFGPPRRKETEPCCDPGEDDDDWTVLGEEESLLQSVEEALEERSLTIRPAARQAPAAPPAPAAPPDSLWDFGDWELDPPGGGPDPPGGSPEPPDSASPPAPQPLSPPGSPPGGSPRPPSSPLPLAWATAKRKEEPERSRCHGLPPTPKVHMGACFSKVFNGCPLKINSAVTWVHPETRDQYLVVGAEEGIYTLNLHELHEDTLEKLVPHRCAWLYCINNVLLALAGKAPQLVSHDLPGLFERRRQHRAPLALAATRLSARLGPRRFAVSSKVPDTKGCLGCRVVRNPHSGQTFLCAAVPAGLLLLQWCPPLRRFGLLKHVAVALPAPLGLFELLVTPAEEHPRVCVGVADAGPRLRFRLLAPDAGPPGCGPPGAPGRAATHVNQVDRDTVLVCFERCVRMVDLRGDPQPALAPELTFDFPVETLVCLQDSVLAFWKHGMQGRSLEGNEVTQEVTDKSRVFRVLGANRDIVLESRPTDNPEAHSNLYILTGHESSY from the exons atgagcCTCCTGCGGGACGTGTCGCTGCTCGACCCGCGGCTCCGCTACGAGCTGGTGCAGCGCGTCGGCGCCGGCACCTACGGGGACGTCTACAAg GCCCGGGACACGGAGACGGGGGAGCTCGCTGCTGTCAAGATCATCAAACTGGACCCAg GGGACGACATCGGCTCCATCCAGCAGGAAGTGTCGACGCTGCGCGAGTGCCGCCACCCCAACGTGGTGGCCTATTTCGGGAGCTACCTCCG GAACGACCGGCTCTGGATCTGCATGGAGTACTGCGGGGGGGGCTCCCTGCAGGAGATCTACCTCG CCGCCGGGCCCCTGGCCGAGACGCAGATCGCCTACGTGTGCCGGGAGACCCTGCAG GGGCTGCAGCACCTGCACGCCAAGGGCAAGATGCACCGGGACATCAAG GGAGCCAACATCCTCCTGACCCACAACGGGGACGTCAAACTGG CGGACTTCGGGGTCTCGGCCGAGCTGACGGCGTCCGTGGCCAAGCGCAAGTCCTTCATCGGGACCCCGTACTG gatggCCCCCGAGGTGGCGGCGGTGGACAAGAAGGGCGGCTACAACCAGCTCTGCGACGTCTGGGCCGTCGGCATCACCGCCATCGAGCTGGCCGAGCTGCAGCCCCCCCTCTTCGACCTGCACCCCATGAG gGCCCTGATGCTCATGTCCAAGAGCAGCTTCCAGCCCCCCAAGCTGAAGGACAAAAACCTCTG gtcccccatTTTCCACCAGTTCCTCAAGCTGGCGCTGACCAAGAGCCCCAAGAAACGCCCCACGGCGGAGAAGCTGCTGCAG CACCCCTTCACGGCCCAGCCGCTGCCTCGCCGACTCGGCCTCCAGCTGCTGGATCAGGCCCACAgcgccagcgcggcccccccggaccTGGACGACGGGGACCTCGAG GACGACGACGTCTTCCCGGACAGGATCCGGTCGCGGgaggggcccggcgcggccgagAGGACCCTCTCCGAGATCCAGT TCAATCAGGTGAAGTTTGGGCCCCCCCGGCGGAAGGAGACGGAGCCGTGCTGCGACCCG GGCGAAGATGACGACGACTGGACAGTGCTGGGGGAGGAAGA GAGTTTGCTGCAGTCGGTGGAAGAAGCCCTGGAGGAGCG GAGCCTGACGATCCGCCCGGCAGCCAGGCag gcccccgccgcccccccggcccccgccgcccccccggacTCGCTCTGGGACTTCGGGGACTGGGAgctggacccccccggggggggcccggacccccccggcggcagcccggagccccccgacTCAGCCAGCCCCCCAG CCCCTCAGCCTCTGTCCCCCCCAggcagccccccgggggggtccccgcggccccccagcTCGCCGCTGCCCCTCGCCTGGGCCACGGCCAAGAGGAAGGAGGAGCCCGAG AGATCCCGCTGCCAcgggctgccccccacccccaaggtCCAC atGGGCGCCTGCTTCTCCAAGGTGTTTAACGGGTGTCCGCTGAAGATCAACTCCGCCGTCACCTGGGTCCACCCCGAGACGCGAG acCAGTACCTGGTGGTGGGGGCGGAGGAGGGGATTTACACGCTCAACCTGCACGAGCTGCACGAGGACACGCTGGAGAAg CTCGTGCCCCACCGCTGCGCCTGGCTCTACTGCATCAACAACGTGCTGCTGGCGCTGgcag gGAAGGCGCCGCAGCTGGTGTCGCACGACCTGCCGGGCCTCTtcgagcggcggcggcagcaccgggCGCCCCTGGCCCTGGCGGCCACCCGCCTCTCCGCCCGCCTCGGGCCCCG gagatTCGCCGTCTCCTCCAAGGTCCCCGACACCaagggctgcctgggctgccGCGTGG TGAGGAACCCGCACTCGGGCCAGACCTTCCTGTGCGCGGCGGTGCCggccgggctgctgctgctgcagtggtGCCCGCCGCTGCGGCGCTTCGGGCTGCTcaag cacgtGGCCGTGGCCCTGCCGGCCCCCCTGGGGCTCTTCGAGCTGCTGGTGACGCCGGCGGAGGAGCACCCGCGGGTGTGCGTGGGGGTGGCCGACGCCGGCCCCCGCCTCCGCTTCCGCCTGCTCGCCCCCgacgcggggccgccgggctgcggccccccag GCGCCCCGGGCCGCGCGGCCACCCACGTCAACCAGGTGGACCGCGACACGGTGCTGGTCTGCTTCGAGC GCTGCGTGCGCATGGTGGACCTCCGCGGGGACCCCCAGCCCGCCCTGGCGCCCGAGCTCACCTTCGACTTCCCCGTGGAGACCCTCG tGTGCCTTCAGGACAGCGTGCTGGCCTTCTGGAAGCACGGCATGCAGGGCCGCAGCCTGGAGGGCAACGAG GTGACGCAAGAGGTGACGGATAAATCCCGGGTGTTTCGGGTCCTGGGTGCCAACAG ggacATCGTCCTGGAGAGCCGCCCCACGGACAACCCCGAGGCCCACAGCAACCTCTACATCCTCACGGGCCACGAGAGCAGCTACTag
- the MAP4K2 gene encoding mitogen-activated protein kinase kinase kinase kinase 2 isoform X4: MSLLRDVSLLDPRLRYELVQRVGAGTYGDVYKARDTETGELAAVKIIKLDPGDDIGSIQQEVSTLRECRHPNVVAYFGSYLRNDRLWICMEYCGGGSLQEIYLAAGPLAETQIAYVCRETLQGLQHLHAKGKMHRDIKGANILLTHNGDVKLADFGVSAELTASVAKRKSFIGTPYWMAPEVAAVDKKGGYNQLCDVWAVGITAIELAELQPPLFDLHPMRALMLMSKSSFQPPKLKDKNLWSPIFHQFLKLALTKSPKKRPTAEKLLQHPFTAQPLPRRLGLQLLDQAHSASAAPPDLDDGDLEDDDVFPDRIRSREGPGAAERTLSEIQFNQVKFGPPRRKETEPCCDPGEDDDDWTVLGEEESLLQSVEEALEERSLTIRPAARQAPAAPPAPAAPPDSLWDFGDWELDPPGGGPDPPGGSPEPPDSASPPAPQPLSPPGSPPGGSPRPPSSPLPLAWATAKRKEEPERSRCHGLPPTPKVHMGACFSKVFNGCPLKINSAVTWVHPETRARAPPLRLALLHQQRAAGAGREGAAAGVARPAGPLRAAAAAPGAPGPGGHPPLRPPRAPEIRRLLQGPRHQGLPGLPRGEEPALGPDLPVRGGAGRAAAAAVVPAAAALRAAQARGRGPAGPPGALRAAGDAGGGAPAGVRGGGRRRPPPPLPPARPRRGAAGLRPPRRPGPRGHPRQPGGPRHGAGLLRALRAHGGPPRGPPARPGARAHLRLPRGDPRVPSGQRAGLLEARHAGPQPGGQRGDARGDG, translated from the exons atgagcCTCCTGCGGGACGTGTCGCTGCTCGACCCGCGGCTCCGCTACGAGCTGGTGCAGCGCGTCGGCGCCGGCACCTACGGGGACGTCTACAAg GCCCGGGACACGGAGACGGGGGAGCTCGCTGCTGTCAAGATCATCAAACTGGACCCAg GGGACGACATCGGCTCCATCCAGCAGGAAGTGTCGACGCTGCGCGAGTGCCGCCACCCCAACGTGGTGGCCTATTTCGGGAGCTACCTCCG GAACGACCGGCTCTGGATCTGCATGGAGTACTGCGGGGGGGGCTCCCTGCAGGAGATCTACCTCG CCGCCGGGCCCCTGGCCGAGACGCAGATCGCCTACGTGTGCCGGGAGACCCTGCAG GGGCTGCAGCACCTGCACGCCAAGGGCAAGATGCACCGGGACATCAAG GGAGCCAACATCCTCCTGACCCACAACGGGGACGTCAAACTGG CGGACTTCGGGGTCTCGGCCGAGCTGACGGCGTCCGTGGCCAAGCGCAAGTCCTTCATCGGGACCCCGTACTG gatggCCCCCGAGGTGGCGGCGGTGGACAAGAAGGGCGGCTACAACCAGCTCTGCGACGTCTGGGCCGTCGGCATCACCGCCATCGAGCTGGCCGAGCTGCAGCCCCCCCTCTTCGACCTGCACCCCATGAG gGCCCTGATGCTCATGTCCAAGAGCAGCTTCCAGCCCCCCAAGCTGAAGGACAAAAACCTCTG gtcccccatTTTCCACCAGTTCCTCAAGCTGGCGCTGACCAAGAGCCCCAAGAAACGCCCCACGGCGGAGAAGCTGCTGCAG CACCCCTTCACGGCCCAGCCGCTGCCTCGCCGACTCGGCCTCCAGCTGCTGGATCAGGCCCACAgcgccagcgcggcccccccggaccTGGACGACGGGGACCTCGAG GACGACGACGTCTTCCCGGACAGGATCCGGTCGCGGgaggggcccggcgcggccgagAGGACCCTCTCCGAGATCCAGT TCAATCAGGTGAAGTTTGGGCCCCCCCGGCGGAAGGAGACGGAGCCGTGCTGCGACCCG GGCGAAGATGACGACGACTGGACAGTGCTGGGGGAGGAAGA GAGTTTGCTGCAGTCGGTGGAAGAAGCCCTGGAGGAGCG GAGCCTGACGATCCGCCCGGCAGCCAGGCag gcccccgccgcccccccggcccccgccgcccccccggacTCGCTCTGGGACTTCGGGGACTGGGAgctggacccccccggggggggcccggacccccccggcggcagcccggagccccccgacTCAGCCAGCCCCCCAG CCCCTCAGCCTCTGTCCCCCCCAggcagccccccgggggggtccccgcggccccccagcTCGCCGCTGCCCCTCGCCTGGGCCACGGCCAAGAGGAAGGAGGAGCCCGAG AGATCCCGCTGCCAcgggctgccccccacccccaaggtCCAC atGGGCGCCTGCTTCTCCAAGGTGTTTAACGGGTGTCCGCTGAAGATCAACTCCGCCGTCACCTGGGTCCACCCCGAGACGCGAG CTCGTGCCCCACCGCTGCGCCTGGCTCTACTGCATCAACAACGTGCTGCTGGCGCTGgcag gGAAGGCGCCGCAGCTGGTGTCGCACGACCTGCCGGGCCTCTtcgagcggcggcggcagcaccgggCGCCCCTGGCCCTGGCGGCCACCCGCCTCTCCGCCCGCCTCGGGCCCCG gagatTCGCCGTCTCCTCCAAGGTCCCCGACACCaagggctgcctgggctgccGCGTGG TGAGGAACCCGCACTCGGGCCAGACCTTCCTGTGCGCGGCGGTGCCggccgggctgctgctgctgcagtggtGCCCGCCGCTGCGGCGCTTCGGGCTGCTcaag cacgtGGCCGTGGCCCTGCCGGCCCCCCTGGGGCTCTTCGAGCTGCTGGTGACGCCGGCGGAGGAGCACCCGCGGGTGTGCGTGGGGGTGGCCGACGCCGGCCCCCGCCTCCGCTTCCGCCTGCTCGCCCCCgacgcggggccgccgggctgcggccccccag GCGCCCCGGGCCGCGCGGCCACCCACGTCAACCAGGTGGACCGCGACACGGTGCTGGTCTGCTTCGAGC GCTGCGTGCGCATGGTGGACCTCCGCGGGGACCCCCAGCCCGCCCTGGCGCCCGAGCTCACCTTCGACTTCCCCGTGGAGACCCTCG tGTGCCTTCAGGACAGCGTGCTGGCCTTCTGGAAGCACGGCATGCAGGGCCGCAGCCTGGAGGGCAACGAG GTGACGCAAGAGGTGACGGATAA